Genomic DNA from Telopea speciosissima isolate NSW1024214 ecotype Mountain lineage chromosome 2, Tspe_v1, whole genome shotgun sequence:
AAAGGCAATAAGTGGGGAAGGTTTGCTTGTGGTTGCTGTAAGAGTTAAGTAATGGAGTCAACAGGTCAAAATCAAACTTACCGGACTGATCAAGCTCCTCCAGAGGCACTTCCTTGATACCCAACCAGTCCAAACCAAGCGGTatattgtgggacccacctgctTCTtattaagggggggggggatcaatTCTGTTGTCTGAGCATTTTTCTTCACCTTGGTTACCTTCCTGCTGGGTCTGACTGAACTCGCTGTGCACACAAGCCATTCTATCAATTCCTTTGCTGCCTTTGACTGGAACTTCTTTGTCTGCATTTTCTTCATCTCCTGCACCACCCATGAGAGTTCTTGTACCCCAGATATGGCTTGGTTCTCATTTAGTGGCGATCAGCCCTTCATTATAGCTGGTATTTAGATGCAAcctagggttttgaaaccttaaTTAGGTCGCTTGGGGCACCCCAAGcaataaaaattaaactaatCTTGGGTCATTTTGTAATTTCAGATACTCTTTTGACCTTCTATTTCAACCCTCGATCAAATCACTTGAGATTCTAGGATTAGAAAGGTCACCTGTGGACATCTCAAACCCTCAAATATCAACTTCAGATTTTAAGGATAGAAATAAATAGATTTACAGAACTAGGCCGagttggtgggggggggggggactgtaACAGGTCTGCAAATAGGGTTTATTTCACTACTCCAGCAAACTTTCAGgcccaaacttgacagcctgaCTCCCCCCCAACAGTGATGCTAACACCCAATTTTTGATCGAAATGGAATTGAAACTGTAGAGTTCAAACGAGTCCCTTCTGTTCCAAAACCATGTAAGAAACAGAGCAACAGTTGGGTGAATTTGAAACACTAGATTCGGTAGCAACAACGAACTCTTGAGTTACATAGAATATGAGCTACACTGATTTGACAAACTCAgcagcaaagaagaagatggaaggaagaagataaaagaaagatAACCTCAGCCCACAGTGACCTGGGTTAAAGTTGCCCATCAGCCTTCAATGGTTTGCCCTTCAAACAAGAATTGACGACCATTCtcaaccattaaaaaaaaaagggatcgaTTACAGATATAAACTTATAAATTACTACACTCCACTGGAGAAGTTAGACACTTTCCTAAACTAAATTAACCCCTTACCCAAGTAATAACATATTTTAAACTTGCCTAAAACTAAACCCATGGTTCTACCCTCTTAACTAATACACTATCTGAACACTGAAATAAAACCCAATTGCAAGCTatccaagcccaagcccatgaGGCCCATTCATAGATGTAAGGCTGCCCCCAAATTTTAAACAATTTATACTCTTAGCTAAATCATTTCGACTATCCTGCAGCTGTCTGTATGCTGTCTAAAGCAGCTAGATTGAGGTGGTCACTAAGAGGAATGATTAAAGCTTCCTGGAACTGATGTTAATTCACCATCTTTGTGGGAACTAATCCACATCTTGTTCCTGCTGTGCCTATTCATGTTGATCTTTGCATTGTTGTTGGTGATGAGTAATACTCTCATGTTTTCTGCAGAAAAAAGTAACTTATATTTGACAGGGAACAATAGAACCTTCTCTTGTACTGAGTGGATGCATGGAATTTATTGGCTTCTATGTAGTTGAACTTGATCTTAACTCACTTATctccacacacaaaaaaaaaggacctTAACTCTTATCATATCTTTTAGATGTGTTGTGATGTTGAAGGCCACAGTTGAACCAACGAGACTGGATCGATTTGGTTAATAACATCAACTTTATCCATTGTTCTTCCTAGATGGCTTGGAACATTATGGATTTGTCTCCATAGATGTACAAACCCTGCTTCTTGGGCTGTATAATCCGCCATGGAGGCATTTGCAGAGGAGAAAAATATGGTCTTCAAATCACCAAGGTACCACATGTAGAATATTTTCTGTGTGAGAAACTCTGCTGTTACTTTGTGTCTTCAAGATTGATATGTACATTACTAACTCAAGAATGCTTGAGAAAATTATGAAGGCTTTTGCAGTTAGGTTTATCCATGCCTGAAACATGCCTTTCtattgatgcagatacatcaccaaaagaggtttattttaatgggaataagtctagggttatgttatatacatgttggacctttgatctcataggttttcaatgtaataggccacttttatgggcctaaactatgggtaataaggttgcatacgggattcgTTAGTTTAGTTTCCatacttaattttatttttgaagtcTAAAATTTTTTCAATTGAACTAGCTCTAAGCTGGTccaaccagtggttcaatttaagtgattttagtagtttcttttatttgtttttaagcAATGTAagttgttatgtgcctaatggggtccactctagtgtatgggtgctagattgggccagcctagtatgggatataggttaaagggtttgatttaacgcgttccatcagcttcggagcttttAGCGTATCGATCAAgcacctaacatttggtatcaaagctgggcaccacgtcacgggttcgagtcacgAAAAGGACTACCTAGGAGAAGTGCTACATgtagtagagtgaaagccgtcaagaaagggctacatgtagtagagtgaaagccgtcaagaaagggctacctgccgcCAGGCAAAAACCCTGGAATAGAGTAGAGccgcttggaaagggctacctaccacCAGAGTGAAAGTTACCTAGAGTGAGAGCTACCAAGAACTACGGCTGTGGAAGCGTGGTGgtttgttatgtgcctaatagggcccactctagtgtatgggcgctagattgggcaagcctagtatgggataggttaaagggcttgatttaacgcgttccatcagcttcggagATTTTGGCGTATCGGTCAAATACCTAGCATTTTATACCAAATACGCCAAAAAACTCTAGAGCTGGTGGAACATGTTTAATcgagccctttaacctatcccatactaggctggcccaatctagtgcctatacactagagtgggcctcATTAGACACATAACATAAGTTGGGCTGAATTAGGACTTTATAAGTCTAGACATGTtgtgagtcttttatataaggttgtaaggggggcaagcattggacacgaattttgatgaatgaaaaGCTTTtagctgctcttcttctccgttgaagatttttgtcttctGTTAGATCAAGGCTGAAGGATTGTGTTTGAGCCGATTGACACGTTGCGGTGGAAAgcccgggtggattgtttggttACTTTATTGCATCCTCTACTATTgttcttcaagtttttttgaAGGTTCTATTTCAGCTTGCTGCCATTAACAAGTACAAACCTTCCAAACCTGCAACTTGGATCTCCCCTTCTAAAAGATCatatgcaaggtgattttcgagatctaccaaaccagccatccaaTTGAGCTTAGATTTTCACCATACCtccattaaccctaatttgggaagtgattcaaatttgacctaattcctgtggcctgatttgaatatattctcatatttCCCATTCTGTCCTGACCCCCATTAAAGCACACTTTCAGGCATTCAACCATAACCGATTTGTGTTCAATGTTGAGGCAGAAAGCAGAATATTCTAGCTCTTAAGAAGAAGCTGGTGAAGATGGGCTCACGTAAAGAGCCTGAGTGGTCTTTATCCTGAGGGTAATGGCTATCTAATTTCCCAAAGGCTGGGATTAGAATAAGCAGCAGTGATCTAGAATAGCACACCACTCAATGACCCTCCAATAGAGCAATATCAGCAACGTGGTCAATGGGTGATTGATGAGGTATGCTAGGCTGAAACAAAGCAAACATTAATCATTCTTTGTTTGTGTTTGTTGGGGATTGAGGGGCAGGAGGGTTTTAACTTTTTGTTCtgctttctcttctattttttgtttccaGCTTGCCCTCTGTTGGAGCTCAACTTACTGAAATTgtatataatattataaaatttcCAGCGTTAATGAAACTGCAGTGTTTTGTTTTAGGAATTTTCTTTTGTACAGAAGGGACAGGGCCCTTGCAATTTGgttttcttgtttgtttagtTAGGCTCAGCCTGGATGCTTTGGATTCATttcattgatttgattttggtgcCTAGGAACATGTTCTGGGAGGTTGCCAACATGAGTTCTGTTAGTATTTGCTTCAGAAAGAGATTTGATTGATTGTTAAGCAGCTGAAGCTGTTTGTATTCATAGTCTTTTGATCATGTTTTATTCATGATTAGGTAATGGTGTACTATTTCCCAAATATAATTGTGTTGTGGCTGTTTCTGTTTTACAGGGTGATCAAGGAAGAGAAATATGCTGCTCGCCAAGCAATACTACCCATGCTTCAAGCAGAAGAGGATGAAAGGTATAAATTCTTTTGTAGTTGCctctttttagtttttcattttcctctctTGTAATGAGTAATGAATTTATATATGTAAGACTTGAATCACAGAATGTTAAGACTTTGTAACTTCCTAAGTGCCCATTTTAGACTTTTCATTTCTAAACCTGTACAAAATCTATTGCCTCTGTTCCACTCCTTTCAGATTTGTTAAAGAGTGGAAAAAATATCTGGAGGAGGAAGCCCGGATAATGAAGGACGTGCCTCGTTGGAAAGTTGGTGAAAATGTCTACCATTCTGGGAGATGGATGCCCCCTGCAACTGGTGAGCTCCGTCCTGATGTTTGGTGAGAAGCATGCTAAACAGACTTTTTGTTTGTCCCTATtagaaaattttggaattttcttGTGGTGTATGGTTTGGATAAGTCATTTAACTATGAGAATCTTGTTCTTCTATGGCAAGTTCTTTGCATTCCATGTTGGTCCCTCTCCTGTTTGAGGAAAGGAAGGATAATCTATTGGGATGGGAATAATATCTTGGGACAGTTTCTATGTTAATACTTCAAAGTGGCCCCTTCAGTGTCTGAGATCTGGGTTCATTTCCCTCCCTCAGGTCATCTAAATGTAACAAACAAAACCAGTATAGCTGATATACACAGCAGGCTACAtgtatttgtgtgtgtgtgcgtgtggtTAAATCAAGTTAAATAGAAATTCAAATGAATCGAACGGTCCTCAATAACCAAGCTAAACTCTAAACACTAGTAGGGCATATTGTTAATAGGCTGGACTTTGGGCTTGGTTGGGTTGTGGCGTGCAATGTGTGAAGTTTGAACCCAAATCTACCCAATGATCCTACAGTTTAACTTTGAGTAGGTCATTTTCGGCCTATGGTCAATCTGAATTCTGTGAACCCAAGTCTTCCCAATTTGAATTGTACTAGCCTCTATAGATTGGGTCTGGAGAGGCGGACTTTGGTACAATGGTAAGATTGTTCCAATAGTAGTTGTGGTTTTGAGTCCAGAAatagcctctctgcgaagcatGAGTGTTAAGAAGGTGAAAGGGAGTTGCTCTCCCGAAGAACCACGCTTCAAGATGAAGAAAAGTAATCTACAAAACTCTAGTCAAGAATTAAGAGAAGTAAATGACTAAACTAATtaagttttccattttttttagaaTGAATACAATGTTCCCTATATATATGGGAGCGACAACACATTCGTATTTCATCAAAAATAAACAACACATTCGTAACAAACTGACAGCTGTACCAAAATAGTTAACAACCTTATTCCCTTTACATTATCATAACATAGTCATTTGCCCAAACTGGTAACTGTCTAATTCTTCTCTCATTCAAAGGATTGTCTGTTGCCCACGTGGATTCTTGCTGAACTTGTGCAATTGAGTCTTGTTGTTGAGCATTACTTTGATTATCCTCCAAGTATGCAACATTTGTAatattatgatcctccccaaacCCTGTAGTAGCAGGAGGCTCATGCATTAAAATGTACGGTTTCATAACGATGTGTCCTTTTCTTTATGCCCCTCCATGGTGCAATTAAGAATATTTAAAGGAGTAtttgtaaaagaaaaaacacaaaaccgTACGAGAAGCTGGTTTAGAATTCCGGATGGGAGAATGAAAATGGAGGGAGGGACCAGAAATCTTCTACGCTATGTTTCTTTTGGGGGGCccgggggtggggggggagagagagaaacaatcTTATAGATTTTGGCTCCAAATTTTCTCTCTACGAAGacgatgaattttttttctttttaagagaGAGGGTTTCCCACGACGCCTTCAAACATATGACAAACTCGGGTTACGAGTCATAAATGGAAGGGGTTTTAGAGGATGTGAGGCTCACTTTTTGTGAGAGAGTATGTGAAAGAATCCACATGTAGACACAAAGGGTTCCTCAaccgagaatggatcatctgcacgtaagtgcaggtgaacgtacataTGAGAGGTAATCActtgtcctttttgtttccattaatacttctcctccccttgtaaatggcaaaaatgggATAAATGGTTACCTTTAACATGtacatgagagaaaataataaaacgaGGAAAACTACAATCACATCgtggctaggggtgtcaaaccctaaaatcaaactgGTTAAATCGATTGAAATGACTGAaaaagcccaaaccaaacctaaCCGATTCCTTATTGGGCTGGTTTTGGTATAAATTATTATGCAATCagtgttaaaaaaaaaccaactgcATCGGATCGATTGAAAATCGCACCAAACATGAGACCGAAACCTAATcaaaccaattaaaaaaaaacaagttttaTATATACATGGCAAATTGAACTTAAACTGGaccaaaattttggtttcaGATTCACTCATTTTCATCCCGAAACCAATTCAACATTTCAACCTGactaaaccgaaccaaaccaacgGATTGATATCCCTAATCGTGGCAATCTTTTCAGTTTTCCCCCACAAAACAATTAGAAAAAAGTTGGGAGGGcgcgaggtctcgtgatcaaatcttcgccgctgcataatttcttggggccacccgcctgaagCTCACTcgggcccagaagctcccggttcgtgcgTGGTGCGAGGGTCATGTACGAACTCCGGGGGATTTAGTCGCCCTAAAGTCAGATACCCCTCCTctctccaaaaaacaaaaaaaaaacaaaaaaagagttgGGATTACTTGTCTTTTCAATCCGTTTCTTGAtaaacataacaaacacaacgtTAGTTTCGCTTCACCGCCTCATGCATAAAGGAAAGGGATCCACCCATCCACGATTCCACGCTCTTCCGAGTTTTTCGGCCCTGCGTGTTCTTCCACCATTTGTACGAACTGCGGATTACTTCGTTGTATATTCACATTTCATCTGTTCTCTCAGAAGAAACACTAGTCCCTAGCTATGGCGGACTTTAACGAGAAGATAAGCGAAGAAGAGGAGACGATACCAACCAAGAATCTCCCTGAGGGCATCATTGCCGACATACTTTCAAGGCTTCCGGTCAAGTCTCTTGTTAGATTCAAGTGCGTATGCAAACCCTGGTGTGCTCTTATAATCGATCCTGCTTTCGTCAAAATGCACCTCAGCCGATCCCTTGCAAGCAATAGCAATCTCAGCCTCATTTTCCGTGGTTCCTATCTCTACTCTGTCGACTTAGATGCTTGCGAACAACAACCCGCGGTAGAACTCGATCATCCGCTTAAGACTCCAAACTACGGAACCGCAGTTGTTGGTTCTTGCAACGGCTTACTCTGTATATATAATACTGAGGAGGACATATTCCTTTGGAATCCTTCTACCAGAAGGCATCAGAAGCTACCCATTACTCCTATCGAGTTTCCCCGCGCATTTGGAATTTGCCGTTTCATTGTTTACGGATTCGGTTACGACCCCACCACAGACGATTACAAGCTAGTAAGGGTTGTGCAGTTTTATGGTGATGATGACTACTGCTGCGATTCAGAGGTGAAGGTTTACACACTTAGCACCAAATCATGGAGAAGGATTGGGGACATGCCCTTCCACCTCAGTTACAAGCACGGGCATGGGGTTCTTACAAATTTTGCTCTTCATTGGGTTGCAAAGCGCGAGATGAGACCTGACACTGTCTCCAGTTTTATCGTTTCTTTTGACCTTCAAGATGAGGAGTATCGGGAGGTGCCACTGCCGGACTTTGTGGATGATAAGTTTCACATGAATGTTGGGGTTCTTGGAGGACAACTCTGCTTGCTCTGTAACTTCTTCATGGTCCGTGTTGAGATTTGGGTGATGAAGGATTACGGCCTCAGGGATTCTTGGACGAAACAGTTCTTGATCGAACAACCATCGGTGATAAGGTCCTTTGAGTACCTCAAACCTGTATGCTATTCAAAGAATGGTGAACTTATACTTGAGAAGGATTTAAAAGGGCTAGTCCTGTATGATCCCCGTAGACAAAGGGCTAGGGATCTTAGGATTATTGGTATTCCAGATTCAATTGAAATAGAGATCTGCATTGGGAGTCTTGTCCCACTCAATGCCAAAGATGGAACAGAACaagcagaaaagaagaaaaagaacaggaagcagaagaagaaaaagaacagggAGCAGAGGTAATAATATAATGGGAATTTgacatggtattttttttttttgacagatTATTGATATGGTAATTGGTAGAGCATATTTACACTTCAAGCTACTCTTCCTGTGTCATCTCCATTCTTGCAGCTGTCTGAAGTTTTAATGCAATTATTCAAGTTTCAAGCTGCTTGATttcaaaatgaaggaaaagtaaCCTGAAGAAATTAATTGGCCTTTGCATGTTTATTGCAAAATGGTATTCTCTTACAAAAAGTTCAGTGTCTTTTTTAGCACTTATGCACTTAGGTGATATGACAGGGGTATgtaacttacctgtcaatagtAAATACTTGAGATCCTTCCATGTGAATCATTTTTAAGTTACTGGGATAAGAGTGAGGCAGTGAGGCATGCTTTCTTTGTACATTCTTTTCCATTTAATTAGGCAGCTGGACTAGCTTTTGACAAATGATGCTTGTTTCCCTTGTTAGACGACACATTAGAAGGGAGAAGTTGCAATTTTAAGAAGGAAAATGGTGAAATTTGTATCATTATGTGCTGAATTGGTGATGTAATAAGGAGAGACGAGAAGGCTTATGCTTATGGGCTGATTGAAGGTTTCACCCTAATTAGAGTGGACTGTAGGAAGATAATTTGTGAAAAAGCCAAAATTAAAAGTAGTGTGAAGTaggtttattttgaattttgtgtgttgTCTTATACACCTTTGTAATGTAATAGAATTTGTGAATTCTTAAACTGAAATAACACCGAAGGCTactttgatatgcattcttggaatgcataccaaacatagtcTAAAATCTCCTATGTGCTGCATGTTGTTGTCTACACATTCTATATGCTTAGTATTGGTATGTTTGAGTCAAACGTTAGGTGGGTAAGGATGTGATGATCAACTATGCCTATGAATAGAGATGAGATACAAATGCGGAAGTGACTCTTACTGTCATATTTGCATTTCTTAGTTCTCTGACACAAATATGATGTCTGATTTTTGGTTCTTGTTCCTTCTTAATGTGATATGATTGATTTTATGcttcaattttcattttctttccctttagAACCCCAATCTATAAACAATGTTAGGATTGTGTTGTTTTCATATATATCTTCTTAATATGGTAAGAGTGTATCTATTTACCTTGATGCTGTAAAGTGTCTCATTCGTGGAACCTTGTTCTCTCAGGGATGAAGTTGAAAGTGGAAGGTTAGAGATTAACTAATTGAGAATTGGAAGACAAATGACAAGGCGTGGGCATACAAAGTAAATCCTATGTGTTCCTTCTTTTGTAGTACATAATCTGTTGACTGTAGTTACTTGAATGTTGCTGTTAATGgtgcttttatgttttttggaaCATATTACAACTCACTGACTTAGTCTTTTGTTCAAACACTTTAAAAATGTCAATACAACGGTAGAGGACCTATCTTTTATGGCTATCTGTTCTTATTCTCCTTTGAACTTCTacttccccccttccccctcttaAATATCACCACTACAATGCTACCCACATCATTTCTGAATATTTCGCAAAGTTTTGGTTGAAGTGTTTGTAACTATCGTCTGGATCAATGTTTTGAGACTTGTCCAAACTAGATGGTCTTCTTTTTGTATGTTGTTTTGACTAGTGTTTTATTTATGTAACTGGAGCCGCCTTGATTCCAATCCCATTTTTAAATC
This window encodes:
- the LOC122652687 gene encoding F-box protein CPR1-like codes for the protein MADFNEKISEEEETIPTKNLPEGIIADILSRLPVKSLVRFKCVCKPWCALIIDPAFVKMHLSRSLASNSNLSLIFRGSYLYSVDLDACEQQPAVELDHPLKTPNYGTAVVGSCNGLLCIYNTEEDIFLWNPSTRRHQKLPITPIEFPRAFGICRFIVYGFGYDPTTDDYKLVRVVQFYGDDDYCCDSEVKVYTLSTKSWRRIGDMPFHLSYKHGHGVLTNFALHWVAKREMRPDTVSSFIVSFDLQDEEYREVPLPDFVDDKFHMNVGVLGGQLCLLCNFFMVRVEIWVMKDYGLRDSWTKQFLIEQPSVIRSFEYLKPVCYSKNGELILEKDLKGLVLYDPRRQRARDLRIIGIPDSIEIEICIGSLVPLNAKDGTEQAEKKKKNRKQKKKKNREQR
- the LOC122652689 gene encoding NADH dehydrogenase [ubiquinone] 1 alpha subcomplex subunit 13-B-like, with translation MTEAVIRNKPGMASVKEMPLLQDGPPPGGFPPVRYARRIPNTGPSAVAIFLTTFGAFCWGMYQVGKGNKIRRVIKEEKYAARQAILPMLQAEEDERFVKEWKKYLEEEARIMKDVPRWKVGENVYHSGRWMPPATGELRPDVW